One window from the genome of uncultured Tateyamaria sp. encodes:
- a CDS encoding S-(hydroxymethyl)glutathione dehydrogenase/class III alcohol dehydrogenase, translated as MRTRAAVALEAGKPLEIMEVNLDGPRAGEVLVEIKATGLCHTDEFTRSGADPEGIFPAILGHEGAGVVIEVGEGVTTLDVGDHVIPLYTPECRECEYCLNPKTNLCQKVRATQGQGLLPDGSTRFSMLDGTPIHHYMGCSTFANHTVVPEIALAKVRKDAPFDKICYIGCGVTTGIGAVINTAKVEIGSRAIVFGLGGIGLNVIQGLKLAGCDQIVGVDLNDSKVEMAEHFGMTDFVNPSKVDGDMVAHLVELTNGGADYTFDATGNVDVMRTALEAAHKGWGESIIIGVAPAGAEISTRPFQLVTGRVWRGTAFGGAKGRTDVPKIVDWYMDGKIEIDPMITHKLTLDEINHGFDLMHEGKSIRAVVEF; from the coding sequence ATGAGAACCCGCGCCGCTGTCGCTTTGGAAGCTGGCAAGCCCCTTGAAATCATGGAGGTAAACCTCGATGGCCCGCGCGCCGGCGAAGTGCTGGTCGAGATCAAGGCCACCGGCCTGTGCCATACAGATGAATTCACCCGCTCCGGCGCCGACCCCGAAGGGATCTTCCCTGCCATCCTCGGCCACGAGGGCGCAGGCGTGGTGATCGAAGTGGGCGAAGGGGTCACCACGCTCGACGTGGGCGACCACGTCATCCCGCTTTACACGCCCGAATGCCGCGAATGCGAATACTGCCTGAACCCCAAAACGAACCTGTGCCAGAAGGTGCGCGCGACCCAAGGCCAAGGCCTGCTGCCCGACGGCTCGACCCGCTTTTCCATGCTCGATGGCACGCCGATCCACCACTACATGGGCTGTTCCACCTTCGCCAACCACACCGTCGTGCCCGAGATTGCACTGGCCAAGGTCCGCAAGGACGCCCCGTTTGACAAGATCTGCTACATCGGCTGCGGCGTCACCACGGGCATTGGTGCCGTCATCAACACCGCCAAGGTCGAGATCGGCAGCCGCGCCATCGTCTTCGGTCTGGGCGGCATCGGTCTGAACGTGATCCAGGGGCTCAAGCTGGCCGGTTGCGACCAGATCGTCGGCGTCGACCTCAATGACAGCAAGGTCGAGATGGCCGAACATTTCGGGATGACCGACTTCGTCAACCCCTCCAAGGTTGACGGCGACATGGTGGCTCACCTGGTCGAATTGACCAATGGCGGGGCCGACTACACCTTTGACGCCACCGGCAACGTGGACGTGATGCGGACCGCGCTCGAGGCCGCGCACAAGGGATGGGGCGAGTCCATCATCATCGGGGTGGCCCCGGCGGGCGCCGAAATATCGACCCGGCCCTTCCAGCTGGTCACCGGCCGCGTCTGGCGCGGCACCGCCTTCGGTGGAGCCAAGGGGCGGACGGATGTGCCCAAGATCGTGGATTGGTACATGGACGGCAAGATCGAGATCGACCCCATGATCACCCACAAGCTGACCCTGGACGAGATCAACCACGGCTTTGACCTGATGCACGAGGGCAAGTCGATCCGGGCGGTCGTCGAATTCTGA
- a CDS encoding trimethylamine methyltransferase family protein: MPALRTRSGGRASRRALRAAPNVAMLPGLKNTLPWCEIMDGSQVERIDAASMDILENVGVVFRDDIALADWNAAGAKVDDDTVYLDRGLVRELIATIPSDFTYHARDPRKNVRLGGRHSIFVPMTGAPYLRDLDDVRRNPTLDDLAMFHKLSHMMPSLHSSAHHIVEPYDHPISQRHLRITYSSMKHSDKTFMGMTTSPRNAEDVLDMCAILFGADFMEDHPVTTGNCNGNSPLVWDETMLGAMRAFSKRNQPVLCSPFVLGGANTPASVAASVAQLNAEALSALAYTQVIRRGCPAIYGHYLSTVSMKSGAPMAGTPEISMMNFMIGQMARFYGVPWRTSNTLGGAKTFDAQAGYESATTLSAVMHAGANYIWHSAGWNEAGMHCSTAKFIVDAEQCAMAYRMAEGVNWDDFDTALAAVPDVGPGGHYLGHPHTQENFQTAFFMPELFDNNSIEQWQAEGGKEITERALTHARSLLASYEEPTLEAGVNEALLEYIARREREIPAADALNQTY, encoded by the coding sequence ATGCCCGCACTCCGCACCCGGTCCGGCGGCCGCGCCAGCCGCCGCGCCCTGCGCGCGGCCCCCAATGTCGCGATGCTGCCGGGGCTGAAAAACACCCTGCCCTGGTGCGAGATCATGGATGGCAGCCAGGTCGAACGGATCGACGCGGCGTCGATGGACATCCTCGAAAACGTCGGTGTCGTGTTTCGCGACGACATCGCATTGGCGGACTGGAACGCCGCCGGGGCCAAGGTCGACGACGACACCGTGTATCTGGACCGGGGGCTGGTGCGCGAGTTGATTGCGACGATCCCGTCGGACTTCACCTACCACGCCCGCGACCCGCGCAAGAACGTCCGCTTGGGCGGGCGGCACAGCATCTTCGTGCCCATGACCGGCGCGCCCTATCTGCGTGACCTTGACGATGTGCGCCGCAATCCGACGCTCGATGATCTGGCGATGTTTCACAAGCTGAGCCACATGATGCCCAGCCTGCATTCGTCCGCCCACCACATCGTCGAACCCTATGATCACCCGATCAGCCAGCGGCATCTGCGGATCACCTACTCGTCCATGAAGCACTCGGACAAGACGTTCATGGGCATGACTACCAGCCCCAGGAATGCCGAGGATGTGCTGGACATGTGCGCGATCCTGTTCGGCGCTGACTTCATGGAGGACCATCCGGTCACCACCGGCAATTGCAACGGCAACTCGCCCCTTGTATGGGACGAAACGATGCTGGGCGCGATGCGTGCCTTTTCCAAGCGCAATCAACCGGTTCTGTGCTCGCCCTTCGTGCTGGGCGGGGCCAACACCCCCGCATCCGTCGCGGCATCGGTCGCGCAATTGAATGCCGAGGCGCTATCGGCGCTGGCCTATACGCAAGTGATCCGGCGCGGGTGCCCGGCCATCTACGGCCACTACCTGTCCACCGTGTCGATGAAGTCGGGCGCGCCCATGGCGGGGACGCCCGAGATTTCGATGATGAACTTCATGATCGGCCAGATGGCGCGGTTCTATGGCGTGCCCTGGCGCACGTCGAACACGCTGGGCGGGGCCAAGACCTTTGATGCCCAAGCCGGGTACGAAAGCGCCACCACGCTGTCGGCCGTGATGCACGCGGGCGCGAATTACATCTGGCATTCGGCGGGCTGGAACGAGGCGGGCATGCACTGTTCGACCGCCAAGTTCATTGTCGATGCCGAGCAATGCGCGATGGCGTACCGCATGGCCGAAGGGGTGAATTGGGACGACTTTGACACTGCTCTGGCGGCCGTGCCCGATGTGGGGCCCGGCGGGCACTATCTGGGTCACCCTCACACGCAGGAGAATTTTCAGACCGCGTTCTTCATGCCGGAACTGTTCGACAACAATTCGATCGAGCAATGGCAGGCCGAGGGCGGCAAGGAGATTACCGAACGGGCGCTGACCCATGCACGGTCCCTTTTGGCAAGCTATGAGGAACCGACACTGGAGGCAGGTGTGAACGAGGCCCTTCTGGAGTACATCGCGCGGCGCGAGCGCGAAATCCCGGCCGCAGATGCGTTGAACCAGACCTATTGA
- a CDS encoding (2Fe-2S)-binding protein, with protein MKLTVNGTEHEVDVEDDMPLLWVLRDELNIKGVKYGCGVAQCGACTVHIDGEAVRSCQTAAADVWGDVTTIEGLGTPDAMHAVQAAWVEHQVAQCGYCQSGQMMQAAALLAYNPSPTDADIDDAMNGNLCRCGTYSRIRAAVKTAATKLQEA; from the coding sequence ATGAAACTCACGGTCAACGGAACAGAACACGAGGTGGATGTCGAAGACGACATGCCGCTGCTTTGGGTTCTGCGAGACGAATTGAACATCAAAGGTGTCAAATATGGCTGCGGCGTGGCCCAATGCGGGGCCTGCACCGTGCATATCGACGGCGAAGCCGTTCGGTCCTGCCAAACGGCGGCGGCCGATGTCTGGGGCGATGTCACGACGATCGAAGGTCTGGGTACGCCGGACGCCATGCACGCGGTGCAAGCGGCCTGGGTGGAACATCAGGTGGCGCAATGCGGCTATTGCCAGTCCGGGCAGATGATGCAGGCCGCCGCACTTCTTGCCTATAACCCGTCGCCCACGGACGCCGACATTGATGATGCCATGAATGGCAACCTGTGCCGCTGCGGCACCTACAGCCGCATCCGCGCCGCCGTCAAGACGGCCGCAACCAAGTTGCAGGAGGCCTGA
- a CDS encoding intradiol ring-cleavage dioxygenase, with protein MTAHDGYFTEDNSAEVVNARTTTDNARLAQVMEAIVRHMHACVKEIEPTDEEWFKAIMFLTETGHMCTDWRQEFILLSDTLGVSMLVDAINNRKPSGASESTVLGPFHLPDAPEMAMGDNICRDGKGDPMLVKGRILDTDGTPIDQTKIDVWQANDEGFYDVQQKGIQPDFNLRGVFRTGADGHYHFKGVKPKYYPIPDDGPVGKLMGALGRHPYRPAHLHYIIEADGFETLTTHIFDPDDPYIHSDAVFGVKESLMAKFDLIEDAAKIAEAGMDGPYYEVTHDFVLARA; from the coding sequence ATGACCGCCCATGACGGATACTTCACCGAAGACAACTCGGCCGAGGTGGTCAACGCCCGCACCACGACCGACAACGCACGGCTGGCCCAGGTGATGGAGGCGATCGTGCGTCACATGCACGCCTGCGTGAAGGAGATCGAACCGACGGACGAGGAGTGGTTCAAGGCGATCATGTTCCTGACCGAAACCGGCCACATGTGCACCGACTGGCGGCAGGAGTTCATCCTGCTCAGCGATACGCTGGGTGTGTCGATGCTGGTCGACGCCATCAACAACCGCAAACCGTCCGGCGCGTCAGAATCCACCGTCCTGGGTCCCTTCCACCTGCCCGACGCGCCCGAAATGGCGATGGGCGACAACATCTGCCGCGATGGCAAGGGCGACCCGATGTTGGTCAAGGGGCGCATCCTGGATACGGACGGCACCCCCATCGACCAGACCAAGATCGATGTCTGGCAGGCCAATGACGAAGGGTTCTACGACGTGCAGCAAAAGGGGATACAGCCCGATTTCAACCTGCGCGGCGTGTTCCGTACGGGCGCGGACGGGCACTATCACTTCAAGGGTGTTAAACCGAAATACTATCCCATCCCCGACGATGGCCCCGTGGGCAAGCTGATGGGCGCGCTGGGCCGGCACCCGTACCGCCCGGCGCACCTGCACTACATCATCGAGGCGGACGGGTTCGAAACCCTCACCACCCACATCTTCGACCCCGACGATCCCTACATCCATTCGGACGCCGTTTTTGGCGTCAAGGAAAGCCTGATGGCCAAATTCGATCTGATCGAGGATGCGGCCAAAATAGCCGAGGCGGGGATGGACGGCCCCTATTATGAAGTCACCCACGACTTCGTTCTGGCCCGCGCCTGA
- a CDS encoding aldehyde dehydrogenase, with amino-acid sequence MLTTEEYKAIAASLTPATNAFIDGAFRPAASGKTFDTINPATGDVIAQVAACAAQDVDLAVTKARAAFDDGRWSRRHPSDRKDVLIRLCKLMTRNARELAVLESIDSGKTIHDCETVDIPEAIHCIKWHAEAIDKIYDSVAPASDDHIAMILREPVGVVGLVLPWNFPLLMMAWKIGPALASGCSVVLKPAEETALTALRMAELAMEAGVPRGVLNVVPGHGPDVGEPIGRHMDIDMVSFTGSTETGMKFLHYAADSNAKEVVLEMGGKNPCIVMEDAENLDRVAQHVVNGAFWNMGENCSAISRLIVHEDVREDLLKRIEAHMRHLPVGDPLDPETRQGALVSGAHFDKVCGYVDNAGDILVGGTVDKPFVSPTVVATSPDNILAKDEIFGPVLSVITIRSFDEAMSVANDTAYGLCASLFTANAKRAMRGARTLRAGTVTVNSYGEGDIATPFGGMKMSGFGGRDNGLQAHDQYTQLKTIWLDLADDADEAVE; translated from the coding sequence ATGCTGACGACCGAAGAGTACAAAGCCATTGCCGCCTCTCTGACACCGGCGACCAACGCGTTTATCGATGGTGCGTTCCGGCCTGCCGCATCGGGCAAGACTTTTGATACGATCAATCCGGCCACCGGCGACGTGATCGCGCAGGTGGCCGCCTGCGCCGCACAGGACGTGGACCTTGCCGTCACTAAGGCGCGCGCGGCCTTCGACGATGGCCGCTGGTCCCGCCGGCATCCGTCCGACCGCAAGGATGTGTTGATCCGCCTGTGCAAGCTGATGACCCGCAACGCCCGTGAACTGGCTGTGTTGGAAAGCATCGACAGCGGCAAGACCATCCATGATTGCGAAACCGTGGACATCCCCGAAGCGATCCATTGCATCAAATGGCACGCCGAGGCGATTGACAAGATTTACGATTCCGTCGCGCCCGCCTCGGATGACCACATCGCGATGATCCTGCGGGAACCCGTCGGCGTCGTGGGGCTGGTGCTGCCGTGGAACTTCCCGCTGTTGATGATGGCGTGGAAGATCGGGCCCGCGCTGGCCTCTGGCTGTTCGGTGGTTCTGAAACCTGCAGAGGAAACCGCGCTGACCGCGTTGCGCATGGCGGAACTGGCGATGGAAGCCGGGGTGCCGCGCGGCGTGCTGAACGTGGTGCCCGGCCATGGCCCCGATGTGGGTGAACCCATCGGGCGGCATATGGATATCGACATGGTCAGCTTCACGGGCTCGACCGAAACGGGGATGAAATTTCTGCACTATGCCGCTGACTCCAATGCCAAAGAGGTCGTGCTTGAGATGGGGGGCAAGAACCCGTGCATCGTCATGGAGGATGCCGAAAACCTGGACCGTGTGGCCCAGCATGTCGTGAATGGCGCATTCTGGAACATGGGCGAAAACTGTTCCGCCATCTCGCGTCTGATCGTGCACGAGGATGTGCGAGAGGACCTGCTGAAACGGATCGAAGCGCATATGCGCCATCTGCCTGTGGGCGACCCGCTTGATCCTGAAACCCGGCAGGGCGCGCTGGTCAGTGGTGCGCATTTTGACAAAGTGTGTGGGTATGTGGACAACGCTGGGGACATCCTTGTGGGCGGAACTGTGGACAAACCGTTTGTTTCTCCAACCGTCGTGGCAACATCGCCTGACAACATATTGGCCAAGGACGAGATTTTTGGCCCGGTATTGTCCGTCATCACCATCCGCTCGTTTGACGAGGCGATGTCGGTTGCCAATGACACGGCCTATGGGCTGTGCGCGTCACTGTTCACCGCAAATGCCAAGCGCGCCATGCGGGGCGCGCGGACGCTGCGGGCGGGCACGGTTACGGTCAACAGCTATGGCGAAGGCGACATCGCGACGCCCTTTGGCGGGATGAAGATGTCGGGCTTTGGCGGGCGCGACAACGGGCTGCAGGCGCACGATCAATACACGCAGCTGAAAACCATCTGGCTTGATCTTGCCGATGACGCGGACGAGGCCGTCGAGTGA
- the ureG gene encoding urease accessory protein UreG, producing the protein MTQLNGPLRIGIGGPVGAGKTTLTAALATALKDQHSIGVITNDIYTQEDAEELMRRQILPQNRIIGVETGGCPHTAIREDASINLAAVAEMRARHPEVEAILIESGGDNLSATFSPELADITLYVIDTAAGEEIPRKGGPAITKSDLLIINKTDLAPHVGASLDVMERDAKKMRGMRPFVFAALRHGTGVDDIIGHIRALSGLGLTPA; encoded by the coding sequence ATGACCCAACTCAACGGCCCCCTCCGCATCGGCATCGGCGGTCCCGTGGGGGCAGGCAAGACCACGCTTACCGCCGCCCTCGCAACCGCCTTGAAAGACCAGCATTCCATCGGCGTGATCACCAATGACATCTACACGCAAGAGGATGCCGAGGAATTGATGCGCCGCCAGATCCTGCCGCAAAACCGGATCATCGGGGTCGAAACCGGCGGCTGCCCGCATACCGCCATCCGCGAGGATGCGTCGATCAACCTGGCCGCCGTGGCCGAGATGCGGGCGCGCCACCCCGAGGTCGAGGCGATCCTGATTGAATCGGGGGGCGACAACCTGTCAGCCACCTTCTCGCCGGAACTGGCCGACATCACCCTGTACGTGATCGACACCGCTGCGGGCGAGGAAATTCCCCGCAAGGGCGGGCCGGCCATCACCAAATCCGATCTGCTGATCATCAACAAGACCGACCTCGCCCCCCATGTGGGCGCGTCATTGGACGTGATGGAACGGGATGCGAAAAAGATGCGCGGGATGCGCCCCTTTGTCTTTGCCGCGCTGCGCCATGGCACCGGCGTCGACGACATCATCGGGCACATCCGCGCCCTGTCCGGGCTGGGCCTGACACCCGCCTGA
- a CDS encoding dihydrodipicolinate synthase family protein: MVFDGIYTPVVTPFSADYSPDFGALRDVLDRLIGAGVHGVISGGSTGENYAMTVKERLAVAQETIDIVNGRVPVIMGTGAMLPADMMALAMGGKAMGADALLVATPPYAVPTERENALNALSLDAAADLPIMLYNYPGRMGVNMGCEFLDRVGRSRNFCAIKESSGDINRVHLLARDYPHIQMSCGMDDQALEFFAWGARSWVCGGSNFLPDEHIALWRACRVEGDFDKGRRIMSAMMPLMRVLEQGGKFVQCIKYGVTHQGIDTGAIRPPLKALNKDDKRGLEQVIRVLKTTIAQIEQEG, encoded by the coding sequence ATGGTTTTCGACGGGATCTATACCCCTGTGGTGACCCCGTTCAGCGCGGACTATTCCCCCGATTTCGGGGCCTTGCGCGACGTGCTGGACCGGCTGATCGGCGCCGGTGTGCATGGCGTGATCTCGGGCGGATCGACCGGCGAAAACTATGCCATGACGGTCAAGGAACGGCTGGCCGTCGCCCAAGAGACGATTGACATCGTAAACGGACGGGTCCCGGTCATCATGGGGACCGGTGCGATGCTGCCCGCCGACATGATGGCGCTTGCCATGGGCGGCAAGGCCATGGGCGCCGATGCCCTTCTGGTCGCCACGCCGCCATACGCCGTCCCGACCGAGCGCGAGAATGCCCTCAATGCGCTCAGCCTCGATGCCGCCGCCGACCTGCCCATCATGCTGTACAACTACCCTGGCCGCATGGGCGTGAACATGGGTTGCGAATTCCTCGACCGCGTGGGCCGGTCCCGCAACTTCTGCGCGATCAAGGAAAGCTCGGGCGACATCAACCGCGTCCACCTTCTGGCCCGCGACTACCCCCATATCCAGATGTCCTGCGGCATGGACGACCAGGCGCTTGAATTCTTTGCCTGGGGTGCCCGCAGTTGGGTCTGCGGCGGGTCGAACTTCCTGCCCGACGAACATATCGCCCTCTGGCGCGCCTGCCGGGTCGAAGGGGACTTCGACAAGGGCCGCCGCATCATGTCCGCCATGATGCCGCTGATGCGTGTCCTCGAACAGGGGGGCAAGTTCGTACAATGCATCAAGTACGGTGTGACCCATCAGGGCATTGATACCGGCGCGATCAGGCCGCCGCTCAAGGCGTTGAACAAGGATGACAAACGCGGCCTGGAACAGGTGATCCGGGTGCTGAAAACCACAATTGCGCAGATCGAACAGGAGGGTTGA
- a CDS encoding molybdopterin cofactor-binding domain-containing protein translates to MSRIGKIARRTFLVGSAAVLGGVAFGYYAYQRPVSNPLLDDLSEGEAALTPYVKIDSAGITLITPRADSGQGAYHVQAALIAEELDVELDQVRIDPGMPDPAYYNTALSAEAAPFRSTDDGFAANSTRGIMDAMMKFMGMQITGGSTTVPDSFEKLRLAGAVARETLKAAAAQQTGADIADLRTEKGAVILPGGGALAYTELAATAATLDPVNDVTLRDPSTWRLVGKEMERVDIVAKSTGTQAYGIDFEMEGMVHASVRTSPRRGMMNGFDDAAARGMRGVIDIVQVKDGVAAVADNTWRAIQAVNAIDVDWGPATYPAEQEDHWQALSDSFNSDQQDSRFRDDGDVDAALDGADIIEAEYRAPYLAHAPLEPISAVVQVTTDRADVWTGTQIPRFVQTNVAKLTGLDADQVFVHVLMMGGSFGHRLEDRVVREATEIAMQIKGTPVKLTYSREEDTIQNDTRQIAMARGRGAVRDGQVEAFDLGIAMPSVIASQMGRQGLPTPGPDLQIVAGAWEQPMQIPNYRVTGYRAPELAPVSSWRSVGASTNGFFHDVFLDELIHAAGADPMEERLRLCWHDPSRKTLEAVAEMSGWGNAPGPNKGRGVAFCMSFGVPTAEVVEVTRVDGAIRIDKVWVAAEVGRVIDPINFENMVQGGIVWALGHAMNSEITISDGMAQQRNFYDFEGMRLSQAPEIIVRGLENGDTVRGMGEPMVPPAAAALSNAIFAATGQRVREMPMMRHIDFV, encoded by the coding sequence ATGAGCCGCATCGGAAAAATCGCGCGCCGCACGTTTCTTGTCGGTTCCGCCGCCGTGCTGGGTGGGGTGGCCTTTGGCTACTACGCCTATCAACGCCCCGTGTCGAACCCGCTGCTGGACGATCTGTCAGAGGGGGAGGCGGCGCTGACACCCTACGTCAAGATCGACAGCGCCGGCATCACCCTGATCACGCCGCGCGCGGACAGCGGGCAGGGGGCCTATCATGTGCAGGCGGCCCTGATCGCCGAGGAACTGGATGTCGAACTGGATCAGGTGCGCATTGATCCCGGCATGCCGGACCCCGCCTATTACAATACCGCGCTCAGCGCCGAAGCCGCCCCCTTCCGTTCGACCGATGACGGTTTTGCCGCGAATTCGACGCGCGGGATCATGGATGCCATGATGAAGTTCATGGGTATGCAGATCACCGGCGGCTCGACCACCGTGCCCGACAGCTTCGAAAAGCTACGCCTGGCCGGGGCGGTCGCGCGCGAGACGCTGAAAGCCGCCGCCGCACAGCAAACAGGGGCCGATATCGCGGACCTGCGCACCGAAAAAGGCGCGGTGATCCTGCCGGGGGGCGGCGCGCTGGCCTACACCGAACTGGCTGCAACGGCTGCGACACTCGATCCGGTCAACGATGTCACGCTCCGCGATCCATCGACCTGGCGCCTTGTCGGAAAAGAGATGGAGCGCGTTGATATCGTTGCAAAGTCAACGGGCACCCAAGCCTACGGGATCGACTTCGAGATGGAGGGCATGGTGCATGCCTCGGTGCGCACCAGCCCGCGTCGCGGCATGATGAACGGCTTTGACGATGCCGCCGCGCGTGGCATGCGCGGCGTGATCGACATCGTACAGGTCAAGGATGGCGTCGCCGCCGTCGCCGACAATACATGGCGCGCCATTCAGGCCGTGAACGCCATCGATGTCGACTGGGGACCGGCCACTTACCCGGCCGAGCAGGAGGACCATTGGCAGGCCCTGTCCGACAGCTTCAACAGCGACCAGCAGGACAGCCGCTTTCGCGATGACGGCGATGTGGACGCCGCCCTCGACGGGGCCGACATCATCGAGGCCGAATACCGCGCCCCCTATCTGGCCCACGCACCGCTCGAGCCGATTTCGGCCGTTGTGCAGGTCACGACTGACCGGGCCGACGTGTGGACGGGCACCCAGATCCCGCGCTTTGTGCAGACAAATGTCGCCAAGCTGACTGGGCTGGATGCCGATCAGGTCTTTGTGCACGTGCTGATGATGGGCGGCAGCTTCGGGCACCGGCTCGAAGACCGCGTTGTGCGTGAAGCCACTGAAATCGCGATGCAAATCAAAGGCACGCCGGTCAAGCTGACCTATAGCCGCGAGGAAGACACGATCCAGAACGACACCCGCCAGATCGCGATGGCGCGCGGGCGCGGCGCGGTCAGGGACGGCCAGGTTGAAGCCTTTGATCTGGGCATTGCCATGCCGTCGGTGATCGCAAGTCAAATGGGCCGGCAGGGCTTGCCGACGCCGGGGCCCGACTTGCAGATCGTTGCGGGGGCGTGGGAACAGCCCATGCAAATCCCGAATTACCGCGTGACAGGGTACCGCGCGCCCGAACTTGCGCCCGTGTCCAGCTGGCGGTCGGTCGGGGCATCGACCAACGGGTTCTTCCACGACGTCTTCCTCGACGAACTGATCCACGCCGCAGGGGCCGATCCCATGGAAGAACGGTTGCGCCTGTGCTGGCACGACCCATCGCGCAAAACGCTGGAGGCGGTGGCCGAAATGTCGGGTTGGGGCAATGCCCCCGGACCGAACAAGGGCCGTGGCGTTGCGTTCTGCATGTCATTCGGCGTGCCCACGGCCGAGGTTGTCGAGGTCACCCGCGTGGACGGCGCGATCAGGATCGACAAGGTCTGGGTCGCCGCTGAAGTGGGCCGCGTGATTGACCCGATCAATTTTGAAAACATGGTGCAGGGCGGCATCGTCTGGGCGCTGGGCCACGCGATGAACTCGGAAATCACCATCTCCGACGGCATGGCCCAACAGCGCAATTTCTACGATTTCGAAGGCATGCGGCTCAGCCAGGCACCGGAGATCATCGTGCGCGGCCTCGAGAACGGCGACACCGTGCGCGGGATGGGGGAACCCATGGTGCCGCCTGCCGCCGCGGCCCTGTCCAATGCGATCTTTGCGGCCACGGGACAGCGGGTGCGCGAGATGCCGATGATGCGCCATATCGATTTCGTCTGA
- a CDS encoding FAD-binding oxidoreductase, whose product MTYFARRLPRHRGPAAWAEIIGPGPDFSRLEDHVTADVTVVGAGFAGLSAARRVMQHWPQARVVVLDAWRVADGAAGRNSGFMIDLPHDLASEDYAGGGDDHVLTGLNRQAIAFARAAVQDYGISPDYFDPAGKVNGAATDGGEAHNRSYAKHLQDMGEACEWLDATAMQQLTGSAHYRSGLYTPGTVMLQPAGYVRGLATGLARTANIHDRSPVLSFSRSGTDWVLKTPKGAVSTGNVILAVNGHLESFGVARGRLVQLFLFASMTQALDPSAIGGASRWGVTPSDPMGTTVRRIDTAQGGHRIVTRNCAVVRPGMRPTERDMARAARAHARAFALRFPHLARARQDYVWGGHLCLTLNGVAHAREIEQGVFSACVQNGLGTARGTLTGIAAADRCCGQPSGITDYFEAEATPKRLPPQPFASVGANAYLRWKEWRAGKE is encoded by the coding sequence GTGACCTATTTCGCTCGGCGCCTGCCACGGCACCGGGGCCCTGCTGCCTGGGCAGAGATTATCGGGCCTGGCCCGGATTTCTCTCGGCTGGAGGATCACGTGACTGCGGATGTGACCGTTGTCGGGGCCGGGTTTGCGGGCCTGTCTGCGGCACGCCGCGTGATGCAGCATTGGCCGCAGGCCCGTGTCGTGGTGCTGGATGCGTGGCGGGTGGCCGACGGTGCGGCTGGGCGCAATTCGGGTTTCATGATCGATTTGCCGCATGATCTCGCATCCGAGGATTACGCGGGCGGCGGTGATGATCACGTGCTGACGGGCCTCAATCGCCAGGCGATCGCATTTGCGCGCGCAGCGGTGCAGGACTACGGGATTTCGCCCGACTACTTCGATCCGGCTGGCAAGGTCAACGGGGCCGCTACGGACGGGGGAGAGGCCCATAATCGAAGCTACGCCAAGCACTTGCAGGATATGGGCGAAGCCTGTGAATGGCTGGATGCCACCGCGATGCAGCAGCTGACGGGGTCGGCGCACTACCGGTCGGGTCTGTATACCCCGGGCACCGTGATGTTGCAGCCTGCGGGCTATGTGCGCGGTTTGGCGACGGGGCTTGCCAGGACTGCAAATATCCATGACCGCAGCCCGGTGCTCAGCTTCTCGCGCTCGGGGACGGATTGGGTGCTGAAAACCCCGAAAGGCGCCGTGAGCACCGGCAATGTCATTCTGGCCGTGAACGGGCATCTGGAAAGCTTTGGGGTCGCAAGGGGGCGGTTGGTACAGCTGTTCCTGTTTGCCTCGATGACCCAGGCGCTGGACCCGAGCGCCATCGGCGGCGCATCGCGCTGGGGCGTGACCCCGTCCGATCCCATGGGCACGACCGTGCGTCGCATCGATACGGCGCAGGGCGGGCACCGGATCGTGACCCGCAATTGCGCGGTTGTGCGGCCCGGAATGCGGCCAACCGAACGGGACATGGCGCGCGCGGCACGCGCGCATGCACGCGCCTTCGCCCTGCGGTTTCCGCACCTGGCCCGCGCGCGACAGGACTATGTCTGGGGCGGTCATCTGTGCCTGACCCTGAACGGCGTGGCCCACGCGCGCGAGATCGAGCAGGGCGTGTTCAGCGCCTGTGTCCAGAACGGCCTGGGCACAGCGCGCGGGACATTGACAGGGATTGCCGCCGCAGACAGATGCTGTGGCCAACCGTCTGGAATCACAGACTATTTCGAGGCAGAGGCCACACCCAAACGCCTGCCACCGCAACCATTTGCCAGCGTCGGCGCAAATGCGTATCTGCGCTGGAAAGAGTGGCGCGCGGGCAAGGAGTAG